Within Pseudomonadota bacterium, the genomic segment CAAGCCGCGCCTCTACGGGGAGGTGCGCCGGGTGCTGAAGCCGGGCGGCCGCTTCGCGCTCTACGACGTGCTGCAGGGCACGGCCGGGGAGATCCGCTATCCGGTGCCCTGGGCGCGCGATCCGGCGATCTCCTTCCCGGCCACCGCCGAGGCCTTGCGGGCGCATCTGACCGCGGCCGGCTTGGAGGTGCTCCACTGGGAGGACAACAGCGCCCGCTCGCTGGACTGGTTCCGCGGCCGCCGCCGGCAGGCGGCCGAGGGCGGCGGGCCGCCGCCGGTCGGTCCACGCATCCTGATCGGCGAGGACTTTCAGGTCCTGCTGGGCAACCTGGCCCGCAGTTTGGAAGAGGGGCGCGCGGCCACCCTGACCGCTATTTGTCGGGCGGTTTAGCGGCTCAAGACTTGACCGAGCTCCTGGCCCCGGCGGCTGAGGGGCATGACCGTTTTCTGGCCGTTCAGGGTCAGGCGATAGACCGTCCGGCCTTCCAGCACCCGCTGCACGTAGTTGCGGGTTTCCGAGAAGGGAATGCGCTCGATCCAGTCGACCGCATCGACCTCCGGCCGGCGTGGGTCGCCGAAGGCGGCGATCCAGCGCTCGACCCGCCGCGGCCCGGCGTTGTAGGC encodes:
- a CDS encoding methyltransferase domain-containing protein, with protein sequence CGIGGPSRLLAAGYGCRVAGLDLTEAYCRAARVMAGWVGLDGKLDYCAGDALALPFASSQFDLVWTQHVAMNIADKPRLYGEVRRVLKPGGRFALYDVLQGTAGEIRYPVPWARDPAISFPATAEALRAHLTAAGLEVLHWEDNSARSLDWFRGRRRQAAEGGGPPPVGPRILIGEDFQVLLGNLARSLEEGRAATLTAICRAV